In Etheostoma cragini isolate CJK2018 chromosome 15, CSU_Ecrag_1.0, whole genome shotgun sequence, the DNA window GTGGAGCGGATGGATAAACGTATTTTCTTCTAAAATTTTAGTTTTAGATAAAAGATAAGCTAAACACATCATGCCTCCAGCTCTGTactgctcacacacacctgttttaCATCAATGATCTCACTCTCAGAGCGGATAAGCATACCACTACAGTTACACATCCCCATAGGATTGTGTGATAAtatattaaccctcatgttgtcctcagatCAAATTTAACCCATTTTCAATGATCTTTTTACATAAGAAATATAGGTTTCTTATAACCAAATTGCCCAGTAACAATAATGCATGGATGTAAgcccatacaacattcttcacaGATTGGATTAATGATTCtttccattgaattttgggtACTTTGTTCTATTTCATAGCATttcaatttaaagaaattagtttaaaaatagCATCTTGACTAAACATTGACATAAACCCGTCTGTGATTCAATCAACATGCTCCTATcgtaactattagtcaaaaataattcataatatctGATTTCTTTAAACTCAAAAATGAGGTATAATGTgatttaaattaggtttattgaccatgaattgaaaaaaagtaacaaaaaatacaaaaacgttggaaaaagggcccaaaaatgttttcagtttttatccGGTAGAACAACAAGTTAATGGTCAACAagtagacaacacaagggtttaaatACACTGTGCACTCAGTCATGTCAATAAATGTATTCTATCATGATCATACAAAGCCTGAAACTCTGATGTTCACAACCAATAATTGAATTAGTTCTCTCTACTTACCATGAAGTTGACAAATGTGTGAGttgtacaaataaataaaaacagtagtCATTAGTGTTACAGcagagaaaacaatgaaaaccaaCTCCAACATCGTATTATGTACATTAAAGTCTTCACTTGGTGCAATTGTGCTTTTAAGACACTgacttcaaaatgttttttttcttttctcttcatcttctttccttttcaccTAATCTGAATCAAGTCAAACAGACACACTGCCACAGGCTGCTGTGTGCACACTTATTGCGGTTGTGCACCATTTGTGTCTTTGCACTCCGTGCCAGTGGAAAGCATCAGTGGTTGGTCAAAGAACATCAGAAAACAACCATGCCTGCAGAGAAAAGTGACAGTCTGAGGATTTAGAAGGTGATTGGTTTCCAATAAAGTGCAGAAATTCTCTAAAAGTCCATCGTTCTAAAGAGCTGACCACCAGGTGTCAGCATGGAAATGAAATCAAAGGCAGTGAGTCAGAAGATGAATGGAAGGCAACACTACTACACCACTAAATGGTAACAAGTTGCAGACGGTTGAATTGAAAGATTCTGGGATTTACCAGCATTTCTCGCTAACATTTACTCCCTTTTCTTGGATAAATCACTGCAGTAATGTTTGCATGTTCTatcaaactgaagaaaaaaaactgaaacaaagcTAACTTCTCCAAATGGTAAGGTACGTAGAAAACCCTTTAACCGTAGTTTACACTGAATGCTTTTGTACAACGCTGATTATCTTGATGTTTGCATTAAGTATACTGTAGCCTAAATTGTAACCTAACACGAGTAAGTAGTTGGCAGCGAGGTGAGAAGTGGTCAGACTGAATGCAAGGCTTTTCAATGGAAAAGGTAACACAAAGTGAACTAAACTGGTTTCCATGGGAGTTGAAAACATTTCAACTATAGTGACACCCAGGCTGTATGACCCCTCTGtatcaataaacaaaaaaagtctgagcTGCTAACATTTGCACAGCTGATAGAATTGTTGTTTGGGGCAAATAAACACGGACTGTAGATACAGTCTAGTGGTCAAAGTCTTGaaaataaagcaagaaaaacatttgctcTGTGTTGAATCCAAAAGCATCCTTGAGCTGACAATGTTCTTCAGATTAAAATAGAATTTGGCATGCTGGGCATGCTTCTGAAAAAGCTCATTTTCAGGCTGACCAACTTAATATTCTTTTAATAAATTTATTTTTAGGcgttttaagcctttatttccacaggactgctgaagacacaaaaggggagagaaagaggggggaatgacatgcagcaaagggccgcaggtcggagtcaaacctgcagcTAAGGCATCAACGAGCAAACCTCTAGCTAcatatgtgcgcccgctctcccgactgagccaacctggccacaccaactcaattaaaaaaaaaaaaaaattgctacCTAATAAAATTAGGCTACAGTTAATCAGCAGTGTGACTGGCATGTTTAAGATAAGACCTATGGATTGTGTTTCTAGTTCGTTAAACACTTTAGTGTATTGTTGTTGCGGCAAGTCATTGAAGTCACAGTGAGTACAGTTATGTGCTTGCAGCAGCCATGTGACGGCAGTTTGACAGCCTTGGAGAGTGGGAAAAACTAGATTGAGTTTGATGTATTCTGCCTGGTTTCTTTAcaccttctcttctctctgctccAGACCTGCAGGCTGTATGTTGCCCTTGGGACTACGTGGCTGGCTCAGTCCCAGTGCCTGACCTCTGGCTTTCAGCAGTTGTTCTGGTCCCCAGTGCAGGCAGAAGGGGCAGGGACAAGAGGTAGGATGGTGCACAATGCTGGTGGAGGGGTAGAGGGCTGCTGTGGCTGGAGACAGCCCCCCTACTCTGTTGTGGTACTGGGAGAGGCTGAGTGCATCCAGGGTCCTTATGGGTGCACTGTAGCAGCGGTGAGCTGAGGATGCTGGTGAGGAGAGAGCCAGAGGGTAGTGGTGGTGGAGAGGGAGGTGTGGGAGGTGCGGCTGGATGAAGGGGTACGGCAGGGTGGAGGAAGGAGATGCCCGGCCCATCAGGAGCGCCCCCAGTGGGTCTGCAAAAGGGTGAGGCCACGGCAAGGAATGTCTCTGCCGTTTGTCCTTCATCCTCCTGTTCTGGAACCACACctggagagagggaaggaagaaaggaaggaagaaagaagaaggaaaggtACACAAAAAGAGCAGAATAAGGACAGAAGGATTGAGGGTAACAAAGTTGAGAAGATTTggacaaaagcagaaaaaaagaaggtcaGGATAAGGTCACAGAAAGGATTGGTTGAAACGaggaaatataaaaagtaaGAGAATGTGAGACAATGGTAAAGATAagcaggagaaaaagaaatggaagggGAAAGCTCCTCCTTGGAGAGAAGGTATTTAAGCATAAGCATCCTCACACCTTTAGCACACAACACAAAggacagctgaggctgatgggaatgtcaatAATTTTGCGGGTTGGTCATGAAAAAAGAATTGGACATATGTAGACCTGACTGTGATGCATGTAGATGCAAGGTCTGGGCGTCATCAATGTTATTATGCATCATCCCCCGTATAGCTGCAGCAAATTTAAcaacaatccatccaatagtcgTCGAGATATTGCAAATCAAGCAATCTATCACTATAATAACCACATACTGTAAAACAGCTAGGATGTCGAAATTACTTTGCACAAAAAGTATCACTCTGggtctgagaaaaaaaacaaaaaccgcACAATAACTGTCTGACAGCTGGTGTCATGGAGGGAAGATGTTCATCtgcccacactgccatgacacagagctggtttaaaaTCAAGCAGAACATGGGAGTTGCTGTTCTTTCGCTGACTCGATTGgttagttagtttgtgttaCAATGCTTTCTTTAGttaagcaaaataaataatctgtgCTAACTGCTAGTGTAGGCTAACATCACCTGTGCTGCTTTCCTTAGTAACTGCCTCGATTTGTGCAGGCAGCCTGCCTAGGAGTGCcctattttattgtgaaaataatgatttattaataaaaatctatttaaaatgaaatgtgaccAAAACTTTTACAGTGCCATACTTGATGACTGCTTTATAAAACCAATAATTCACAACACCCAGATGTGTACAGCAGAAGAGAGCTATTGCTTAAATACATGGGGTCTAACTGCATATGTACAAACTATTCTACTAATTTTATAAATGCATATAACTATTTTAATTGCAATGCTCTCCACCAGATTATATAGCCTATATgtttcacttcattttttttctcaagtgaACTAGAGCACATCTCCATATCTTAAAGCTTTAAACCTGATACCGACAAGTTGTCTGTGTGTCCATCTGTCTAGTCCTCAACTATTTTACCAGCTCATAGAATCTCGTTGGAAGACTGTGCTTCTAAAACGTCAGGTGGCTGCGTTTACAAGGCCTTGCCTCACATTCCTGTTCTTTCATAAAAGACCCAGCAATAGTTGGCAGAAAGGTGGGTGCATTTACTGCGCATTAAAGCTGCTGCACTGGGCCAATGGGCCTCTGCATCAAATGTTAGACACTGCAAACCTGTCAGTACTCAATCTAGGATAAAACTACAGACTGCTGTTTTTTGCTGTTCTGTTTGTCTTATGATGCAACATGTTTaaggaatagtttaacattttgataaatatgcttttttgctttctggCTGAGAGTCAGATGAAAAGATGAGACCATTCTCATGTCTGTGTGCCAAGGATGTAGCTGGAGCCAGcagttggttagcttagcttagcacaatgACTAGAACCAGGGGGAATTAGCTAGCCTGCCTCTGTCCAAAAGAAGCAAAGCCCAACTACCAATACCTTCAAAACTCATAATACACTTGTTTGTTCAATCTGTCAAAACCTTTATATGTAAAATGACAATTAGCAGATTTATGGGCCGTtatgactattttatttatttatgataagCTTACTGGTTAGCCAGGCTTTCCCATTAAGGAATTTTTGCAGTTCCTACAACATAACGTTCCTATGACCCTGTTTTTCTCATGTTCCCACTGGACCAATTTGAGGATTATAACATACTTGAATTACTTGACTACATAAATTAATATGAGAATGGACTGAATGCTGACTACTAAAAAGTGGACTGTAAAAAGTGCAGGCGCTGCGGGCCATGTAAGCCACGAGGAGGTGCAGAGAGACCTGGAAGGATCCAGAAGAGATTCTTAATTAAAATGTCCAGTGAGCAAGCGCAAATGGGGGTTTGTATGTGGCACCAAACTCAAGTGAAGACGCTGTGAAGACCGttgctgtgttgctgtgtgttgcGTTGCTACCAGATCCAATGGCCAATTAGCCAGTGTGAATGCAAATGACCAAACCGGTTTTGGGGGAGAGTAGTTAGTAAAACTAGTCACAAGTGGACTGTTCTTAAAACTACGTTCCTGTACCTACTTGGTCGGAAAGAGGCTATTGCttgaaactattttttatcAGGGGCCCTGTGGAAAAGATTTGGGAAACACATGTCTATATTCCATTATGCAAAGGGCTCAGTGCAAAAACAAACCAGGGTTTGgggtaaaaaaagaatagaaattGCCTTTATTTTACAAGGcgaaatgcatttaaaataaccaAAGCATTGCGACCACATTAgttttagacttagacttctctttatcaatccttttgggatgactcgcGCAAtcaaattgaaatttccagaaTCTGTTTTAAGCAAGAAGAAtgtacagagagaaaaaaggaagacagtataaagataacagtGATactaacaacaataaaaacctttggctatataaaaaaaaagacataaaaagacatacagGTCTAACTGGAATCATTTCTAGTAAATCTCAGTGATGTTTCACTAATTCTTAGTCAAACCTAGGTTAACCTGCATAGGGCCTTGGGGCAAAAATGAGCTTCAGGGCCCCTATTGACCCCCCAGctcctctcactctctttttttctgtatggTCGGAAGTCACATGCCAATATCTCCATTTTGCGTAATGATAAAACCGCTTCCTGTTTCTATGAAAATAGGTCCTGCTTTCACATAGGCTGAGGTCTCAATTATCTTAACTGGATTTCACTTAgcccaatatatatataattaccCAACTATGTGACTGCAGGGTTCCTAAGACACAGTACCTTTATCGTTGTCTCCGGTAAGTTCAGAGCTGTGGCCAGTTCGCAGCGCCGGGGTCTAGAGACGTAGCTCTCCTTGCCATACTCCTGCTCCAGCCGGGACAGCTGCTCGCGCGTGAACGCTGTCCGATGCCGCCGGCTTGGGTCGAGCAAAGCGCTGCGCGTGCACGGCTCCGTCTGCTCCTGTGCGCCTGGACCGTGGACAACGGCGGCGGTCGCCACGGGCGCCTGTCTGCTCTCCGCCACTGAAATGACCCAAATAGAAGAACGAGCTTTCAGTGAGCACTCTAGGCACCAAATGGATGTCAGGGTGTCAGAGCATCTAAACAGACTACAGAtaggtttttatttgattatttcattATCACGTAAGACCAAGTAGGCTAAAGGCCTAGAAAAAATGGGTCTCCTTGGGTTCTGAAGACCCTGTTAAACATTGTCTGCTCAACATTGTTTTATCAGCATGTTACTTAACTTCCTAGAGTTATGAGAATTAGCCTATTGTAACTTGATTTTGAATTGATGACGACATGTTGCTGTTGCTTCTGTTTGGGGTGTCAGCTGTAAAACCTGGTTAGAGTTTCATAATGTTCTTTATCTTTGATTGCTGTTGACAGTACTGTTCAAACAGTAGGCCTACCACTCCTCCAAAATCACAAATTAGATGAATAAGACTTTTAGAACTGTTTGCTGTCATCATCTAACCTCTCTGAGATCTAATGGACCCAAATAAAAGTAACATCTCTCTCTAGgtttacatactgtaggttACATCTTTGTGAGGGACTTTTCgggaaataaaaggaaaatgcatttttcatgtaaaacatGTAGACAACACTtccttatttaattattttataacaaCGGTAATGTTAATTTCTGTCCTCCATTTGTCACTTCATCAAATGTCGAAGTCCAGTTTACTACGTTATAGATCTCATAGCCTACATAGCCAACTGGGTTTTAATAACTGCAGAGAACTTATTAACCTATATTAATAGGctaaacatctttaaaaaacacattttgtgttaaGGACATTATTTAagctacttttattttgaaatgtattcttTGGAAATGTGTCTGTAAAAGAAACGCAGAGAGGGATTTTCAGCTATTTCTGCTCctgtttgtaactttttggaagccctttaaaaagaaacaataactAGGCAAAGATTGcccaaaagaaaactttaacATGTAGCTGGCTACTTACGCATCAGGATGTTTCTTTATTAGAcgagtaaaaatgaaaaaggaaaaaaaaatccctcctTTTTGTGGTTCTGTCGGTGGTTCTGTAGGTTGAATATCGCCCCTCTGCCGGCTGCTCTGCTCCGCGTCGGTAAGGCCGGTGAAGTCTGAAAAACTTATCTCCCtgacactctctctcacacacacacacacacacacacacacacacacacttcatccaGGTCTGTTCAGACAGTCAAGGAGAAGATGAGGTGTTTTTGTCCCaacacccccctcctcctccccctccgcCACTACTGTCTGTGTTCCCCCAGGGgctgctctcctctcctctcctgcccCTATCAGAGGCGCTCCAGACGGGCCGTCGTGTGCGCGTCGGCCCGGTGCGGCGCCGCGGCCCGGAGAGGTGTTAAGGTGTTTAGGGATAAAGCCTTTGGTCTCCGTCTCGGCCTTTGTACTTTTGTTATGTAGAATTAAAGACGCACAGGCAGAGACAGCAACCAGACTCGCATTGTTCTCCGCCGTTTGATGTTTGCGGGGTTGGAAGTAAATCATTACGGGCCTAATGGCTCAACTGGCCGAGGTGAAGCACGGGGGAGGACagacattaataattaaaatgatagTTGTCGGTATTATAGCCAATacgtgtttttttattttttcaaatcttttatGTCAGTCTAACCCagacttttacagtttttctaaaaacaaattcTTCTTTTCCGCTTCAATattctaatttttttattttaactgtcaTGTTCCAATGTGATAGTAGGCCTATGACGAATTGAATTACTTGATATATAAAAATCTTAAAACAATTATGCTTCTTTAGGCATAATTTAAGTAAGCTTAACAATATGTTTGATTCGACTTTTAAAACTAAGCCAGATTTTTTCACCAGGTGAGTTAAGGAACTGGGTTAGGATCACACGTTTGAATAATAACCGGCTATGACAATAAGACACCACAGGGCAGATTAATTGAGCTTTAAATAGCGTAATTGCAGTGTAGTATCAATCAAAACGCGATCCTTTAAGTGTATAGCCTCGCCTCCAGTGTAGAGGCTGACCCTTGAACCTGTGTTTTGGAGTTTATTATGGCTATAATCTGCGTTGATTGTTAATCCAGCGGCCAGATGATGATAAAGAGGACATGCAGagggcagagacagacagacgccAGGTAGGGTGGAGTCACCTACATGCAGGAAATTTATCATTACATAAAACACTCAGGAAGATAGAAGAAGAGTCATTGACACTGCCTCTCCAATGTTTGGAGTGCAGCTCTCACTG includes these proteins:
- the eve1 gene encoding LOW QUALITY PROTEIN: even-skipped-like1 (The sequence of the model RefSeq protein was modified relative to this genomic sequence to represent the inferred CDS: inserted 1 base in 1 codon), whose amino-acid sequence is MIYFQPRKHQTAENNASLVAVSACASLILHNKSTKAETETKGFIPKHLNTSPGRGAAPGRRAHDGPSGAPLIGAGEERRAAPGGTQTWRRADRRPXATAAVVHGPGAQEQTEPCTRSALLDPSRRHRTAFTREQLSRLEQEYGKESYVSRPRRCELATALNLPETTIKVWFQNRRMKDKRQRHSLPWPHPFADPLGALLMGRASPSSTLPYPFIQPHLPHLPLHHHYPLALSSPASSAHRCYSAPIRTLDALSLSQYHNRVGGLSPATAALYPSTSIVHHPTSCPCPFCLHWGPEQLLKARGQALGLSQPRSPKGNIQPAGLEQREEKV